GGACATCTGTGGCGAAACAGACAACTTTGCTTCATAGTTAAAAAACACTTCTTGATGCTGCCAGTGGCGGTCAAGTCTCTTTTCAAATGTATAAATAAAGATAAGGATATAGTAAGGAGATCCATAGGCAATTACAGCCACGATAAATATATTCAATAACTTGAGATGCAAACCAAACCCACCTAGACAAATTCAAAACTCCGAGGGAGAAAATGATGTCATGGATAATTTCATATGCTTCAAGATAACGATTAACAGGCTTCGTGACGTGCTGATACGCTGGCAATATGAAGAAACATAGACAAAGATACCCTACAAATACATCGAGAAGCATACAGGGCACACAAATTTAAGACCCATTAGGAAGTCATTTTGTATCTCGATCCCAGTTCAGGCTCAAGGACTAATATGctacggaggtgagcaccgaggccacgcccaGCTATAGCGTATGTTCCCTTGATGATGAATAGAgctacttgcaacaataaactatcaatcaatcaatctacaAACCTTCGCCTcttacatcaaccatttccaaaggccaaaaatgggGTCTGtcgggttcacggtacaaaagaatgGTCAAGATACcgccaggatcataaaactatccctggaaatggccaaagctcctacgaaagccttgtcaaatatgagagaGTGGAcaccgaaatgttgaagaatatggtcCTTAATTATTTGTAACTTTATCCTCTATAGTGCTTGTTAATGTCTTATCTATTATTTGTAAAGTCTGTGCTAGTTTTATGGCCCCCTGCAACCTTCTTCCAAAACTTTCAAAATGTCATATCTAAAAAAAGTCTGTCCAACCCCCCACCATGTATGTCGAGGCTGTTGACGGAGCTATCGGCGTTATCAAGGCGGTGAAACTGATAGCAAGGGTGGACTGATTATTGTGGCTCCGGGCTGTCTCAATACtcaaggctgactgactgactgactggttaactgactgattgattgtctGGCTGACttactggttaactgactgactgattggccggttgactgactgactgactgactggttgacagGCTTatgttaactgactgactgattggccggttgactgactgactgactgactggttgacagGCTTacgttaactgactgactgattggctggttgtctgactgactggttgactgactggctggctggctgactggctgattgactggttgactgactgactaactgattgactgatggattgactgactgatcgcccgactgactgattgactgactgactgactggcttacaggttgactggttgactgattgacttgctggctgactgacactgactgattgactgactgactggctaattgaTTGGCTGACTGTATGACTGACTGACATAAGGAATAGATAAATTATTAAGTttatgactgagtgactgactggctacATACATCAATAAACGAATGAATGCCTTTGGTAATTATTTAACTGATGTCATTTAAGTATACGATTTTTCAGCAAggtctcttctttattttttttttttttataatattcctTCAGTCCCTCAGTGCACAACCAAACAATGAATTAATTACATATTCCACACTAACTACATAATTATATACTTCATTATCTATtaacatatttatctatttgttatATATAAATAGTCTCCTAcatttttatctattcatttattttgttttttcagtCACTCCCATTAATCGTGTATCTCATAATATATCACAACTTTGCTAAAACACGATCTATAcgcttcttttccttatcttctcttccttcctcgcgtctttcctcttattcattaCTCCTTTAATAATATTCCTTCTCAGgcgttttcctccttcgtttcctcctcacaCATTTTCCTTGTTACCATGACATTATTATATACTTTCGGTcaatgtttttccttcttttttcgttgttgttttcctcctgCATAACCTTCATTACGTTTTCCCttcatattctcctttccttagatattttttcccctattttccttCTATATTATCCTCCAcgcatcttttctctttcctttgtcttctttttttgacaattattgtattattattgcctacatatttacttcatttccttcgtaattcattattattattatttattattattattatcatgttaccttcctctttttttattttatcttcattcttcactatcaatcaatcaatcaatcaatcatcaaaaTTCCCTCTTATTCCAACatcctttttgtttatttttcttctcttcctatgttttttttctttgttaaaaTATATTTCTCTGCCTTGTAACCATAGATTCATTGTATATTATCTTCATTATAGCTCTTAGTTTCTCCTCACTCTATTCCGTTCTTATTTTTATCCGTCTATTTCGTCTTTTCATGCAGAGGTAGACAAAAATATGATTCTTTTCCTAATTCTAATCGATTTCACTGTCTTTGTCCTCATATATGTCTATCTACATTGTAATTCATCGTAACCCTATTATAACTTCACTATGTTCTATCTTATTCCACCATCtatcttttcgtcctcctcttttttctcctcgatCCCtctacaaaacaaacacacatcacGTGACGCCCCTATGGCCTAACACCCGCGTTTTGTTGATCAATAAATGACTCATCCATGACAtcaccaccccctctctctccctctctctctctctctctctctctctctctctctctctctctctctctctctctcagccatgttacaagttgtttttttcttctttttggtgtgtgtgtgtggggaatgtggtAGGACAaatgaaagataaggaagaagttgaagaagaaaaagaagaacaatgaaaggaggaggacgtgtgtgtgtgtgtgtgtgtgtgtgtgtgtgtgtgtgtgtgtgtgtgtttcattcattCTTACCACGTGGCCGTTTGTTTGGTTTCATCAATGACGCAACACTTTGTAAAACCGGCTTTCAAAGGTCGtggctatttttattttctcacctTTGTTTCTCGCTGTTATTTTTAGTTCACTCTGTTTCGGTGTTTGCTGTATGGTGTGTTGTTGGTTttatgagtgggtgggtgtgtgtgaaTTACTTTTCCATATATCTCCCACCGCACCTTCGGGAGGTTGTGGAAGGCCTGTGTGCCGTCATTTAGGCCATGCTGTACCCTgacgaacgaaggaagggaggggcggtCAGTgcgcccctcccttccttcctctttcccacgtACGGTATTTTAAGCAAGGCCACGCAGGGCAATAGTTTATGGTTATGTAGGACAGCTATAGGCGGCAgaaaacagacaggcaggcagaatACGTAAGTAggataaggtaaagttgggggcattaTATACGcaacagctgcgcgtggcctcgataCTCATCTCCGTCACAATTAATGGCCTTTGAGCCTGTGTTGGGTAAGAATttaacccatcaccccgggacacagggccagtgacacatccgggttaccacaatttaccttccccaggtttccccaggtaggctacccatttactgaccagttagaaagaaaggatgaacacgGGGCGGGCTGCACTCCGATTGCCCAGGCCGGGGGATTCGAATTCGGGCCCTCCGATTCgtagctcttcttcttcttcttctttttcttcttcttcttcttcttcttcttcttcttcttctcttcgttcttcctctcttcaataATCTCTATATGACCTAAAAAAATAACACTTCATAGCCTTATACAGTAAGTTATTAGATTGGCgttttaatattgttattataattattattattattattattataattattattattattattattataattattattattattattattattattattattattattattattattattattattattattattattattattattattattattattattattattattattattattattattattataataataataataataattacaataataataattattattattattgttgttgttgttgttgttattgttgttagatTTGCTTATGTATTATCTTGCCTATCATGTGATGGTTGAAGATTATGACGTGATTATATGtgttctatttctctttatctctttaactgttgtgattgtttgtttgtctgctgcTGAGGTTTACGTAGGTAGTGGTTGTAGATGGCTGTAAATGGATAAAACCGGTTGGATGGCAGCAAATGGCTGTAAATGACTATAAATGGCTGTACATGTCTGCGTATGGCTATTAATGTTTATTTATGGGTTTAATTGCCCATGTATGGCTGTTAATGGTTGTAAATGTCTGTAAATGGTTGTAAATGGCTTCAAGTGGCTGTCAATGGTTGTAAATGGCTGTGAATTATAATAAATTACTTTAATTGGTTGTATATGGCTGTAAATGCATGTTTTAAATGCTGTCAATGGTTGTAAATGGCTATAAATGATTGTGGCCTTATATGGCTGTCAATGGTTTTATATGGTTATAAATGGCTGTGAATGGTTGTAAGCGGCTAAGAATGGTTGCATTTGTATGTTAATGCTTCTGAATGGCTGTAAATGGTTGTAGATGGCTGCAAATGGTTGTAAATGGCTGTAAATGGTTGTAGATGGCTGCAAATGGTTGTAAATGGCTGTAAATGGTTGTAGATGGCTGCAAATGGTTGTAAATGGCTGTAAATGGTTGTAGATGGCTGCAAATGGTTGTAAATGGCTGTAAATGGTTGTGAATGGCTGCAAATGGTTGTAAATGGCTGTAAATGGTTGTAGATGGCTGCAAATGGTTGTAAATGGCTGTAAATGGTTGTAAATGGCTGCAAATGGTTGTAAATGGCTGTAAATTTTTGTGAATGGCTGCAAATGGTTGTAAATGGTAATGAATGGCTGCAAATGGTTGTAAATGGCTGTATGTGGTTGTAAATGGCTGTAAATGGTTGTAGATGGCTGCAAACGGTTGTAAATGGCTGTAAATGGTTGTATATGGCTGCAAATGGTTGTAAATGGCTGTAAATGGTTGTGAATGGCTGCAAACGGTTGTAAATGGCTGTAAATGGTTGTAGATGGCTGCAAACTGTTGTAAATGGTTGTAAATGGTTGTAAATGGTTGTAGATGGCTGCAAACGGTTGTAAATGGTTGTAAATGGTTGTAGATGGCTGCAAACGGTTGTAAATGGCTGTAAATGGTTGTAGATGGCTGCAAACGGTTGTAAATGGTTGTAAATGGTTGTAGATGGCTGCAAACGGTTGTAAATGGCTGTAAATGGTTGTAGATGGCTGCAAACTGTTGTAAATGGTTGTAAATGGCTGTAAATGGTTGTAGATGGCTGCAAACGGTTGTAAATGGCTGTAAATGGTTGTAGATGGCTGCAAACTGTTGTAAATGGTTGTAAATGGCTGTAAATGGCTGTAGATGGCTGCAAACGGTTGTAAATGGCTGTAAATGGTTGTAAATGTCTGTAAATGGTTGAAAATGTCTGTTTAAATGGTTGTAGGTGACTATAAATatggctgtgttgttgttgttgttgttgttgtcgtgtaGCCTACGGTGTCATGCTGCTTGCCCAATCCTTCCATTACTCAGATACACGATAAGAACAGGTTTTCAAAGGTGTCACCCCTATGACTCATTTGTCTTCATCGCTTGTATTACAGTTTATGAAGTTTTGCTTACCATTAAAATTGCATCATACTatttttctaaagcttttgaaaatagatatatccCTTAAAAAAATTGAATATAACTTATTTGCAACTGGGAATAAGGAACATGTTTTAGTCTTATTTGACTCATGGCGGGTGAAATTTCAATTGATAAATAAATTATGCATAGAGGTAAATTTAATACATGCATTGGTGTCAATATTGTGGGAGTATTTTACAATTTTATGCCAGGTGCTGGTGTTTTAAAAGGTGCACCGCCCCTAGCCTCCACCCGGGTGCCTCTCGCCGGGGACACGACTGTCAGCCAGACGTGCCAGGGAGGCGCTTGGCTGGGCTCGAACCCTGCTCCGATGATGGGGGAATATTGTGCACCATGTAGCCAGCCATCACAAGTCAAAATATTCCAATGACACAGAATAAAACCCACGATAAGATATACCACCTGTAAACTCTGGCAACAATGTCTGTCATAATTATGGAATAAAAAGGTACTGGGGCATTTTGGGAGCAAACAAATACTCGAGACTTTTTGTATAATAACCTTAGGACTATTAGTAAACATCAACACTTTTTAAAACGGCATAATAACCCGTAGAATAAGGGAGACAATGTGTGCGTGGCGGCGTGCGGCAGCTGAAGCGTGACGTCACGAGCAAGGTCCGCCATATTGCTGCTGGTGGCCGCGGGGAGGAAGGGCGTCGCCGATATATATTCCCGCCACCTGTGTTCCTCCGCCACTAGTGAACCTTTAAGAGTGCCAGCATGGAGGAGAAAACCCAGATGAAGGAGCTGGACCAGTGGATAGACCAGCTGATGGAGTGCAAGCAGCTGGCGGAGAACCAGGTGAAGACGCTCTGCGAGAAGGTAAGGCCGGAGTGTTTTGACGCGCCTcaaggttatttatttatttattccttccggGGCACGCGGGGCACGTCGGGGGCTGCTTCCATcctggcggggcggcggggcgggggccgggcgtgtggcggggcggggcgcggggcgggAGGGGCGCGAGGGGTCAGGTGGCCAGCAGGTTTCATTTTGTTTGTGAAGGACGTGTGTTGTGTGGCGCCTTCCTGCCTGGCCTTCCCCGGGCTGTCTTATCACTCCCGGGGACACATTCTCAAACTTTTCCACACCTTACCATATGAAATGAAAGGGCTCGAGTagattttatatggattttcatgggtggtttcaaTTCCCTGGCTGTAGATTACTTACTTGGTTTACTTGGTGGTCCACCGCTGCTCCCAATCCTCACCTCCCTGTCCTTTCGGGCCACCTGGTCATATATTGTATTTGAGGTTCGGCACCCAGCAGTATAGCCCTGCACCTGGGGTTCGTCTGGCTTGTCCAGGCTACGTAGACTAATTTTTCTGGCGGGCAGCCAGTGATGTTCCTCACTCCTTTTGGTAGGGCATTGAAAGTTTTCGGCCCCTCATGGACCAAACTTGCTGCCAGTAAGGTCCGGATCCTCTCTGGGCCTCGGTTGGCAGGCTGGTCCTTGTACACTTATGACCACTTCTCTCGGTGGTGTAAGGCTGCAGTGCAAGGGGTTTGGGGTTAGGTGCCTGGCCCTCCAGAATCTTCCACATGTAGATGGTGCGGTACCTATCCCTTCGTTGTTGTGAATAGAGCCCCAGCTCTGAGTCTGTCCCAGTATCCGAGGTCTCTCATCCCTGTGATCTGCCTCGTGAAAGACCTCTGCTTTCCAAGGTTTCTGTGCCATGAATGAGGAAAACTTGTGAGAACCTGTTTTATCTTCTCTGGGGCCCTTTTAAATAAGCAGTAACAAGATCCGGAAGTGTTTGAAAATACGAGTTTAGGCCCCTGCTTGGCCTCCCCGTGCCTGTGTGTGGTTCTCAATAACACCTCGCTGGCCATcaaattcttccttcccttactccttctgGCGGGCCAGAAGGCGAGGGGCAGTAGTAGCACCTGGCCCACTCATTGATGCTGATGTAGGTGCACTATTGCCGTTGCAGCGGCAGAGCAATAATCGCAGTTTTAGTTTAGGTTCTGGGCTGGTTCAGGGCTAattcagtctttctttttctaattttccaTTCTTctgcatatacattatttttttcttcttccttttaactaGTTGGCTGGCCCATCCATTCTCTATAACAAGGAAATACAGTAGGAAAGTTGGATGGGCAAAAAACTACTGGCATGCTGGCCCATAAATTGGTTAATCGTGTTTGGAAAGCTACATGTGACTGTATGGGCTGGAAGGATGTGCCTGGAGACACTCATAGACTAGTGACTGGTGGCTACATTAATGCAACATTAATGGACACCGTGTTAGGCTCTTCACAGGATCACTTGAGTTCATAAACAGGTCTTAGAATACTGGCTACCAAAAATGATCTaccttggtaaaaaaaaaaaggttgcctAGTTCTGTCCACTATTAAGTAAGGCTTTGTAACCCTTTAGAGTTGCATTACATAAGCATCAGAGCCTTAGCCTACCAAGTACTTTACAACTTTAACCCAAAGACCATGCATTACTAATCAGACCCAGGGAGCATTAGCCAGTGTTGTGTCTGGAGCTGGCTGCTTACTGGGAGTGATTTCTTTAGCCATCTTGATAAGGGTAGAGTTTTAAAGGTTGGTAGGGCTGGGCAAGGCTTGGGAGAGCATTAAAGGGAAGACCCATGACAAAATAAAGGTCAGGGGCACTTAATCCCATGACTGATGTTTTTATTTAGTTCAGTAGAAAATGGAATTTCATGGTGGGCAATGGCTTTgtagctgatgtgtgtgtgtgtgtgtttggcatcTTGGTCTTCTGCCATGATGAAGTAGCTATAAAGTACCCAACATTGCAAAAGTGCCTGACCTACATTGCATGTTTGCATCATGACATGACTGAGGCAGCCAGTTTAGTACAAGCAGCACATCATCACTGCATGTTGCTGAAGAGTGTTGAAGGATTATGTAGATGGTGATGGGAAGCTGTAGTAGTGGATGCCTTTGGCCAGGCTGATTATGTCCTTGACAGTGTTTGTTTGTCACTCTGAGCTGCTGCATCATTTGTCCACCACTGAAATGGGGGATTATGATTGCTCATTGTTTGTTGTCTGGTTGACAATGTCATTATGCAAGGAAGGAAGTTGTGGCCAGCTGACACCCAATTGTTGCCAGCATGAATAGAGGTGATTCCTAGTGTTGTCATGCAAgagtgtggtgatagtggtgagaaGTGTGTTGCAGGGGTGTTTCCTGTCCGGATAGTTTCTGTATGGGGTTGTCAAGGTGAACCCTCCTGGTAGTCACACTGGCAGGTGTCACAGACAGGTGTGTTATGACACCACCTGGTATTGGGCAAGTGAGCCGCAGCTTTGATTAAGCTGATAAAGGCTGATAAAGATACCAGGAAGACAAACTGTTTTAGCTACATAGCAGTGACTTGATTTGACTAATATTCTACCAATTAATTAAATACAAAAATGTCCGGGTTTATTTTTTACTTTGAGGCCATGTTATGAAGGCAGATAAGGTGCTGCCTCCCTGGTGCTTCTGTGAGTGGTGCACTTTGCCCCCAGGAGTGTGGACACAAAGTTGCCTTCCTGAACTGATGTGTTACAGGACACCAAAACTCCCCCTACAGAAAATACTTGTTCCAGCCAGTGTTTGTGTTGATGGGGAGCTGCCCAGGCCCAATGTCTGTGTAATGAGCCTTTTACATGATGTTAATGCATAACTATTTATATCTTCACACTGAATACCAATGGATGAGATGTGAAGTAAATACATGCAAGGCATAGATCTAAACTAACTGCCTGTCATGCACTATGTATTCAGAGCAGTGTGGTCTACAGGTACACATATCTTACACCTTGCAGTTGAGCATCTCAGTAATGTTGTTAGCGAGACGAAAGCTGTGTTATGAAGTTGTATGTTGGTGTGCATGGTGTGTAGGGCTCCCTTGCATCAGCTGACTGCTTTAGTGTGTCCCTGGAGAAGCCCACACACAGTGTTTGGCTCAAGTAGCCATTAATATGTAGGActtaatgtttttgtttgttcaACATGGACTTCAATCATTTCAGTTTATAAATCTCTTTAAAAGAAAATGACTAGTGGTTAAAAATGGATTCTGCTGTTTATTTGTTACTGGAGTAATTACATATACTGAGACCATCGTGATGCACCAAGCTGCCACTAGGAATGCTGAGTGTTTGCATAACCTGTTGGTTCGTTCCCATAAGGTGTCAGTTTGCTGGGCCTCTTCAAAATAGGAAGCATTAAAGGAGAAGGAGCACCAGGGACCTAAAGGGGAAGCAGTTACACAGTACACACTTGGCCCAGAATTGATTgggtgtttgttggtgtgtgggAACTGCATTTGTGCATCACTAGAAGCCCCATCTGTGCACCTGTCTGTAACCTGGGGCAGTGTTCTTTATATCAGCCAGAATTTAGGTTTTGTTGAACACTTTATTGTACCTTCAACATTGAGGATCCAACAGGCCTCAATTTTTCCTTTAGGATAACTTGTACTGCATTTATTATATCAATTGTTTATCTCTGCATTGGCACCATGGCACTACCACATGTTTTCTGTATTACTCCAATGGGAAACCaattatttctattttgtttagGTACCGGTAATTCATGTTCACTACAGTTAGAGAGGAATAAGCCTGACATTATTTGAAGCAATGAGAGCAGGTGATGGTTTACATATCTTTCAAGGTTAGTTTATTCTCTTTTTGGGTTTGGGGACACAAGAATGTGATGATGTCATAATCCTAACCCATGCTGTTCCCCGTCCCTGCAGGCCAAGGAGGTGCTGGCCAAGGAGAGCAATGTACAGGAAGTCAAGTCTCCAGTCACAGTCTGTGGGGATGTCCATGGACAGTTCCACGACCTCATGGAGCTCTTCAAGATTGGCGGCCGGTCTCCAGACACAAATTATCTTTTTATGGGGGATTATGTTGACAGAGGCTATTATTCTGTAGAGACAGTCACCTTGCTAGTTTGTTTAAAGGTAAGTGTTCGGTTATTGTCATTAATCATTGGATGATTTTCAATAATAGTATATTTTATGGTCTGTAATACATTTTTGCTGTGAACTATTACGTGATAAATCTACATATAGCCATGTGTAGCATCCTGTGTGACAGAGCCTGTGCAGCCTAAAAACCTTTGAGCTATTTTAGTCACCTGTGACTCGGTGTTTGGGCAAGATGGGCACCGTGAGGGTGCTGAGTTCTACCAGGTGTTGAGTTGTTTGAGTACATGTCAACAAGGAGTCATTTGTGTATGCTTTTTGTGGGGCAGCCACATGTTGAGCCCTGAGGACAGTGACCTGGGGGGTGGGTGACTGTGCCCTGGCAaggcacccaccaccaccactgctgccgaCACCCAGAGTGACTCATGGCCTCAGGCTGGCAGGGTGCCATGCAGGGCGTGTGAATGGCTGCATGTAGTAAGGCCCTGTGTTACCTAACGTTGCCTTCCCCTCGCAGGTCAGATTCCGGGAACGGATAACAATCCTCCGCGGCAACCACGAGTCCCGGCAAATCACTCAAGTGTACGGGTTTTATGATGAGTGTCTTCGAAAATATGGGAACGCCAACGTTTGGAAATACTTCACAGACCTATTTGACTACCTGCCCCTGACAGCGTTAGTAGACAGCCAAATCTTCTGCCTCCACGGCGGCCTCTCCCCCTCCATAGACACACTGGACCACATCAGGGCCCTGGACAGGCTCCAAGAAGTTCCACATGAGGTGAGTCTAGGCACGGCAGTCCAGTGTTACAGTCACATCATTGGGGTGTGAAAGAGATGTGTCAGTGGTGCTGACAATGCTGTAGTAGTTTATGAAATACTTCTATTACCTGAATCATGTTTTTTACAATATGTAGAAGTTGGATTTCACAATGTTTGACTCAGGAAATGAACACGGGTCACATCTAtggttttctgtatttttccttcAATTAGATATAATGTATCATTGTACACAAAAACTGATAGGATTGGTAATGTGTAAGACACATTGAGCTATGTCAGGCCTGTGTGCAGAAAGTCAATTTGAATGTTGTGACAGCAGGCAATATGTATATCCTTGCAGGGTCCCATGTGTGACCTGCTGTGGTCTGACCCGGACGACCGTGGCGGCTGGGGCATCTCCCCGCGCGGTGCCGGCTACACTTTCGGCCAGGACATCTCAGAGACTTTCAACCACTCCAATGGCCTCACACTGGTCTCCAGGGCTCACCAGCTGGTCATGGAGGGCTACAACTGGTGCCATGACCGGAATGTTGTAACAATCTTCTCGGCACCTAACTATTGCTACCGCTGTGGCAACCAAGCAGCTATCATGGAGCTGGACGACTCCTTGAAGTATTCATTGTGAGTATTGGGGTCTGGATCGGGGTTGCGTTTGCACCTTAACTCAGAGCAGGACTTCTTAGAAGCAAAGTGTTGTAATAAATGGAATGATTGGAATACAGGTTTTGtagctgcttttcttcttttcgtttaacatccttaccttcccttatggggttggacaAGTTTTTGTAATGGATAACAAAGAATAGGTATtcacaataatgaaaaatagttGGGTATCTAATTTAGTGGTGGTTAAAATCTGTTTTTCTGCCGTTGACAAAGTATCCTAatctccttgtttgtttgttccccAGCCTTCAGTTTGACCCCGCCCCGAGGAGAGGGGAGCCACACGTCACGCGCAGGACTCCAGACTACTTCCTGTAGATGCCCCCTTCTGCTCCTTCACCAACAGCATtgtccccccatcaccccccactAACATGCTACACATTCGTACACCACACATTTCGGATACACCACTACAAGGGTATTTCCATAtctgttatttgatacaagtcAGTAATGGTATCTTAAAATTGAACTGCTCattattaagattattattatatatttattattttgtttttttatttttttgccaatTGTGGAAGGTCCAGATTTGTTGGCGTCCACCTTCGTATTTATTGATATCTTTTGTTAGACATTCTTTTGAGGAAACTGCAGGCTCAGTTGCCATTACTGTATAATTGTGAATTCATCAACCACCAGCAGACACTCCCATTAGCCAGTCAGTTCCTGGGGAGCTGAGGATGTGTTGGTGTTGTGATTAACACACTAAAACCTTATTGTCAACTCACAGCCTCAGTCAGGAAAGGCAGagagatttatttatttaaatttcCACATTGTCTGTTGAGTCTTGTGGTTCTAGACTTAAGAATCATATCCTACCTGCTCATGTATTATGATGGAAACAAATTTTACATGCAGTTTCTGTGATGAAGCAAAAGGTAAATTTCATATTGTGCCAGACTTTGCAGCCACTCTGGACTGCTATAAATAAAGGGTGAGCCAGCAGTCTCTGTGTGTTGTGGTCACTGCTATCCTTCAGTACACACAGCATTAGCTTCTCAGAGTCAGTATAGGCCAATGGAGTGTACAGTGAATATGAAGGGGAAGCTGGTAGGTTGGTGTTCCAAATGATTGAATCCTGTTTCTCTGGGAACAAGTCTGTCTCAGCCACAGGTGGCTTTGCTTGTATCAGTAATCCTTGTGTTAATGGCAGTTGTGACCAATGTATAGTGAGTCAGTTGCATGAGATCATGAGCATTGTTGCATTTTATGTAAAGGTGAGAAGAAAGTGTCCctggttttcttttctaagttgcCGCCAGAATTGCGATGGTTTGTTCATCAGGAATCGGTTGTGTTCTCACCCGAGGCACTTCAAGGCCCCAGTGGA
This region of Eriocheir sinensis breed Jianghai 21 unplaced genomic scaffold, ASM2467909v1 Scaffold690, whole genome shotgun sequence genomic DNA includes:
- the LOC126993860 gene encoding serine/threonine-protein phosphatase 2A catalytic subunit beta isoform, whose translation is MEEKTQMKELDQWIDQLMECKQLAENQVKTLCEKAKEVLAKESNVQEVKSPVTVCGDVHGQFHDLMELFKIGGRSPDTNYLFMGDYVDRGYYSVETVTLLVCLKVRFRERITILRGNHESRQITQVYGFYDECLRKYGNANVWKYFTDLFDYLPLTALVDSQIFCLHGGLSPSIDTLDHIRALDRLQEVPHEGPMCDLLWSDPDDRGGWGISPRGAGYTFGQDISETFNHSNGLTLVSRAHQLVMEGYNWCHDRNVVTIFSAPNYCYRCGNQAAIMELDDSLKYSFLQFDPAPRRGEPHVTRRTPDYFL